The Glycine soja cultivar W05 chromosome 9, ASM419377v2, whole genome shotgun sequence sequence CTGCTAAATTCCCTACTCATTTTGATCaaaacttttacaaataaatggTATACATGCATGTAGTAGACTCATGCCTATATTTAAGGACTCAATGCTCCTCTATCTGTCTCATGAATAGTGCAAGGACCATATTTTTTCACCTATGGTATGTCTTCGACATCTTTCTTagcatatatatttattttggtttctaGTGCTCTCTTCCTAGTATCAGGTGacatttgatattattttaagatatataaCTTTACTCTCCTCCCGGtattttttgcaaaaaatgTTTGTTGTCCCTCTATGTATGAATGTAGTCCAATTCCTCTTACCTGTTGACTTCTTGAGTCAACTCAGATTGGGGTACAGGAAAATGGAAAAGAGGAGTGTTCCTAGAGAATAAAAGTGAAAGAGATTCAGGTTACTCCTAGAGAATGAAATTGTTTCTTCCATCTTAGATTCTGTTTATATATAAGATATGTTTTGAGTCAGTGTTTGCTTTCTAGACTGTTGATACTAATTGACACCCACCATGCTTCAATTCACCTCTGGCTTGTTCAGATACAATAGGTAATTATACTTACTGTAGGAGGAATAGTTGCTATAGCTAGTTTAGCTTGATCTTTGTTGCAACTATTGGTTATTTGGTGTATATTTCATAGGGCTTCTGTTTCATATCCATTGGGGAAGTTGAAACTGCTTTCTGCTGTCTCAACTTTCTCTTCCTTGAGGTTATCTTTTCtccattacaaattttttactCCCATCTAACATTCAGAAGTTCAACttctaaagtcatacaaaagaagagtaaaaaattaagagaacaattttaaaatgattcaatcaaatcaataacatatattttgatttctatTATTGAGTAAAATCCTGGGTTGAATACATCACTTGAGAATAACTTGCAGGTATCTTCATGAGATAGAAGATAATATAAGTTACATGATGAATTGCCGTTGCCACACTTTGACTACAATGATTCTACTACTTCCATAGTTTCCTAATAGAAAGGACCTTTGGAAGATGTCCTGGTCTAGAAAATTTTCCATTCTATATCCTTGAGCTTGATTTATAGTACGTTCAAGCCTGAGATTGTGAGATATTAGAATACCACCTAGTGAATGAATGACTCGAACTTTTTCTGGTTATTTCATTATCTTCATAGACGTTCAATGTCTCAAACAGATGTTCATGCTCttgattgaaattaattaaattttagtaatGTAAACAAATAATTCgaatttttaaattcattttgtatgttaaaaaataattcaaactattttgagtttagttaatatattaaatttaaattagtgtACACTAATTagtatatcaaattaaatttagttttaacattatttaaatttttgtatattaaGTTTAAAATGTTGATATTATGTGtccaataataatatatataaatcaattgattaattattttagacCTTTGTactaaaaccaaataaaaatgaaatgattaaattatttagatAAGTTATGTACATGAAATGAATGATCATGTTAGTATTATTATACCAAGGCAATCTAGTGTGAACTCTCTTATATCTAAATTCGGTtcctactaataaaaaaatgttagtattattataattcaaatcaatattaattttttaaaattaattattcaattgaaatagacttttatttatttaaacaacgtttaatatttttataagttagcaataaaataatttgttattaattaaaagttattatctaCAAAAACAACAACACAAGGTCTGTTGATGTTTACACTTTTTTTCTGTTCCCAGAGGTATCCTTCTTCAAGCAATCTTATTCAAGAACTGAAAGTGAGCACCACTCCTTTAGCAGGAATTCAAGCAATCCTATTTAGTATTTAGGAACTACATGTGATCCTACGGTTAAGGAAGAACAAAATATTAGCTCCTAGACAGTTCAACGACAATAGCTCATTAGAATTGACAAATAACATTATTATATCAACATATAAGCTTACAAATTTCCACATTTTCAGGaaacaaatgaaggaaattcATCCCAGTTTTGACTTCTGATTGAGTGAAGCCACAAGACACGTATCGAAGTTCCCAAATTAACACAAATTGCTTGGTCAGATGACCCAAAACCAAGCTATAACAGACCCAGCAGCTAGACCAAAAACTAAGAATAATACACTCACAATCCCTGCAGTCTCTGCATGCTGCAACATTACAATTTTAGGAATCAGAATCATCAATGCACTGGTTAGGTAGCCATTAGTAAGCCCTAACAGGCAAGTCAGTATTGTCACGGGAATCTCAGTCCGGAAGAATTTGGGACCATGCAAGCAACCTAAGAAGAGAGGGAAAAACAACAATCTTGCTATGCAACCACCTATGGCAACTTTTGCATTCTGTAGGAGGTAAACTGCAGTCAGACACTTGCCAACAAGATCAAACACATTATAGCCAGCAATTAGGAGAATTGGATACCAATCCTTAAGAATTTGAGAGTGAACATCCTCTGTAATGTAACCAGGAAATATTGCCAGAGTCACAACATAAATGAGCACAATGCCAAACCCGTACCACCTGATTCTCCGCACAATATTCCATACAGTTGACCTCCAGACAGGTCCAGTCAGGGGACCATTGTCTTCATTTGCAGTGACTGCCTCAACCTTAAGTTCCTTATAGTACTTCATCACAGGAAGTTTGTGCACCATGTTGTAGAAAACCATGCATAAGAACACAATCACGATTGATACAGAGAAGTAGAGATTTGCACTCTTTTGCAGGCCAGAGGCATCTTGTGGGTAAACAGCTTTTGTAAATATCCTCAGGGCAGAAACAAGCACTCCTGAAGTTTAAACAAGAGACAAACATTTATCCACCCGAAGTTCAACAAACAAAGGAATATATCAAAGACTTCTTAAAAAAACTTTGCTTACACGGTTACACCAGTACATTAATGTGCTTCAAATTTAAGGTACAAAATACTATAAGTCTATAACCATAACAAACAGAACTCTGCTTATTCTTAATTGGTTTAGATTGCCTAACCAAGAGATAATCTGATTGACAACATTTTGTCTGTTAGattattacttaatttattacccataataaaaaaagaaatgctTAGGCAAAGGAGACGCGTGACACACAAGTACTAAACATCACACACCTAGGCAACCTTAGAGTAAAATTGCTCAAGAATATTATTACCCCCAAAAGAATGCTAAACATCACAAACCTAGGCAACCTTAGCATCAAAATGCTAAAGAATATTCACCCCATGAAATTAGAGATTGAACCCCTGAAGGCCTGAAGATCCCCGAGTTTAGGAAAGTTATCACTAAATTTATCTATTTACCGTTACCAT is a genomic window containing:
- the LOC114425019 gene encoding equilibrative nucleotide transporter 1-like; the encoded protein is MAFTESSLLLPSVSGTNKNKNKVPEDKWYLAYIVYFTLGLGYLLPWNAFITAVDYFSFLYPDASVDRIFAVVYMIVGLVGISLIILYSHKSDAYVRINVGLALFVVSLLVVPLLDAFYIKGRVGFYSGFYVTAGAVGLSGVADALVQGSIVGSAGELPDRYMQAVIAGTAASGVLVSALRIFTKAVYPQDASGLQKSANLYFSVSIVIVFLCMVFYNMVHKLPVMKYYKELKVEAVTANEDNGPLTGPVWRSTVWNIVRRIRWYGFGIVLIYVVTLAIFPGYITEDVHSQILKDWYPILLIAGYNVFDLVGKCLTAVYLLQNAKVAIGGCIARLLFFPLFLGCLHGPKFFRTEIPVTILTCLLGLTNGYLTSALMILIPKIVMLQHAETAGIVSVLFLVFGLAAGSVIAWFWVI